The sequence GGCCAGGTGCTGGAGATGCCTGGCGCGACTCCGTTGCGCGAAGCACCCGGCACCCTCGAGTCGTCGCGGCGGCTCGGGTGGCTCAATCGCGACGGGCACGGCGTGATCCCGCTCGATCGCGATCGGCGCCCCCTGACGCCGGCGCTGGCGGGCTATCGAAGCTGGGGTGCCGATTCGCTGCCGCCGCGATTCGTGGCGTGGTTCGGAGGTGCTCTCGCGGGGCGGCGCATCACGCTCGATCCCGATGGCGGTGGCGACGACCCGGGCGGCGTCGGTCCGGGCGGCACGCGCGCCTCGCTGGTCAATCTCGAGCTCGCGCGCATGTTGGAAGGCATGCTGACGGCAGCGGGCGCATCGGTTCAGATCACGCGGCGCGGCGATGCTGCGTTGTCGGAGCCGGAACGAGTGCGAATCTCCGAGGCGTTCGACAGCGAGCGCTACCTGAGGATCGGGCATCGCTCGATGCCGCCCGCAATCGGACACTATTTCTCGAGTCCCCTGGGGCGGCGCTGGGCGCAACGCACCGCGGAGTCGATGGAGCGCTTCGGGCTCGGCACCGCGAGGGTGCGCGAGGACGCCCTCTACCCTCTGCAGCAGGTCTCGTGTCCTGCGCTGTTCGTCTCGCCTGCGCGCCTCGACGACAGCACGTCCGAGGCGCGCGTACTCGCCCCCGGCGCCCTTCGCGCCACCGCCTATGCGCTGCTGGTCGCGCTCGCGCGCGAGTGGAGTTCCGAAACCGCGTGGCCGCTCGACTCGCTGAGGGTTCAGAACCCGGCGGGGCAGCCGCTCGAAGGCGCGCTCGTCACGCTCGGAGGCGCGCTCGTCCTCGCGACCGATCGCGAGGGCTGGATCCGCTTCGAACGCAGCGAAGCCGGCCCGCTCGAGGTCTCCGTGCAAGATGCTCGACTGAACGCGCGATTGGTTTTGCTAGAATCGTCGCGGGGTGCCGTCGTGACTGGGCCGCGTGACCACTAGGCGCGCGGGCGGCCCCGTTGGACGGTTTGCATGTCATACGGGATCGACGCCTATTTCCTCGAGCAGCGACGCGCCGCACGGCGCGTGGCGTGGTTGACCTTCGCCCTCAGCGTCGTCGGGCTGGCTCCGATCCTCGCCGCTCTCGTGTCACCCGAGTTCCGTGAGGCGGTGCGCGAACAGAGCCGTTTCGGCTACGAAGGTGCGGACCAGTACGTGCGGCGCATCGAGCTGCAGCGGTACGAAGGCGTCGGAGAGCGCACCCAGCAGCTCGGCGCCCTGCAGCCGATCGCGGCGCGCGCCGGCGGTGGCAGCGGAGGTACCGCCTCCTCGCATCCGCGCGCACGACCCGAGACGCGTCCGCTGATGACGCTCGAAGGCGAAACGGACTTCGGCCTCGACTCGCGTTCGCCACGCCAGCGCAGCCAGGTACCGGTGATCCGCTCCGAGGACCTGGTGATCGAGCATCTGGTGCGCCCCACCTATCCGCCGGAGCTGCTGGAGCAGAACGTCGAGGGCAAGGTCACGCTGCAAGCACTGGTGGACACGCTGGGCGCCGTGATCGGGATCGAAGTGCTGGCGAGCACCGGCGAGGCGCGCTTCGAGGACGCGGCGAGGGTCGCGGTGCGCGAGTGCCGCTTCCGGCCGTTCCGCCGCGACGGCGCCGTGAGCGAGGTGTACGCCGTGTTCCGCTTCGCGTTTCGCATCTACGACTGATCCGCACATTCCCGTGGCGGAGCGCCCGCCGACTCTCGTAAGTTTCCGCGCATCGAAACTTCGATCGCCACGGAGGCAGTCATGCGAACGCCGTTCGTAGTCACCGCCCGGGCCCTCGCCCGATCGCTCGCGCCGATGCTGCTGCTCGCGCTGCTGTGCGGCGCCGAGCGGGTCCACGCGCACCACACTCGCCCGGCTCCGGAGCCCAAGCGCCCGCCCGCGCGGCGGATCACCGGACTCGGCGGCGTGCACTTCGAGATCTCGAGCCGCGACACCAGTGCTCAGAGCTGGTTCGATCAGGGCCTCAGGCTCTGCTACGCCTTCAATCACGACGAGGCGATCCGCGCCTTCGAACGCGCGGCGGCGGCCGACTCGGGCCTCGCGATCGCCTACTGGGGCATCGCGTATGCGAACGGGCCGAACATCAACCTGCCGATGGACGCCGAGCACGAGGCCCGTGCCCGGGAGGCGCTGTCGTTCGCACGCGCACGACTCGCGCAGGCGGCGCCCCGCGAGCGCGACTATGTCGAAGCACTCGGCGCGCGCTACGACTCGACCGCGGGGCCCGATCGGGCCGCGCGTGACCGCGCCTACGCAGAGGCGATGCGGCTCGTGCAGGCACGCCACCCCGACGATCTCGACGCGGCGGTGCTCTACGCCGATGCGCTCATGAACCTGCGTCCGTGGCAGCTGTGGTCGCTCGACGGTACCGCGGCCCCGGAAACCCCCACGATCCTCGAACGGCTCGAGTCGGTGCTGAGACGCGACCCCGAGCACACCGGCGCGATCCACTTCTACATTCACGCCGTCGAAGCGTCGCCCGATCCGGAACGCGCCCTCGCGTGGGCCGCTCGCCTGCCTGAGCTGACGCCCAACGCCGGGCACCTGGTGCACATGCCGACGCACCTCATGGTGCTGGCGGGCGACTATTTCGAGTCCGGCCGCATCAACGATCGCGCGGCGCATTCCGATCGTGAGTACCTCGCGGCCGAAGGCATCACCGGTTTCTACTCCGCGATGTACTACAACCACAATCTGCACATGGCGGCGTACAGCTACGCGATGGCGGGCCACTACGCCGAGGCCATGCGTGCGGCGCGCGAAGTGGTCGCACACGCTTCGCCGCAGGTTCACGACATGCCGATGCTGGAGCTCTTCACACCGAGCGGGATCCTGGTGCAGGCCAAGTTCCGGCGCTGGACCGAAGTGCTGGCGGTACCGGCACCGGCGGCGCGGATGCCGATGACCACCGCGATGTGGCGCTTCGCCCGCGGCCTCGCGTTCGCCGCGACCGGCCGACCGGCCGAGGCCGAACGCGAGGCGCGCGGATTCGCAGCCGCACGCGCGGCGCTGCCCGCCGACTTCTACTTCGGCTTGAATCCCGGCGCACGGGTGCTCGCGGTCGCCGACGCCTACCTGAGCGCGCGACTCGCCGAGGCTCGCGGGGATCGGGCGCTGGCGGGCGAACGATTTCGAAGCGCGGCGAGTGCCGAGGACTCGCTGGCCTACGACGAGCCGCCGGACTGGTACGTGCATCCGCGCGAGGCATGGGCCGGCCTGCTGCTGCGGGCCGGCGACGCCCGGGGCGCCGAAACGGTGCTGCGTGAGGAGCTGGCGCGGCGACCACGCAGCGGACGCGCGTTGTTCGGGCTCGCCGAAGCGCTCGAGCGCGGCGGCCGTGCGCTCGAGGCCCGCGGGGTTCGCGCGCGCTTCGAACGGGCGTGGCAGCACGCGGACACGCCGCTGCGGATCGAGGACCTGTAACGGCGGCATGCGCACGACGTGAGGTTTCGGCGCGACTCGATGCCCGTGCTCGGGGACGCGGCGCGGCTACATCTGGAACTTGCCGAAGTCCTCGGGATCGAGTTTCTCGAGAAAGCGACGCAGCTGGTCGGCCTTCTCCTCGTCGGTCAGCTCGCGCGGCGTGGCTTCCTCGTCGCCGGGCTCCGCGGGACGCGGTTCCTCGAGCAGTTCGTCGTTGACGAAGATCGCGGCCTTGGCGCGCAGCGCGACCGCGATGGCGTCCGAGGGTCGTGCGTCGACCGATACGACGTCGCTGTCGCGTTCGACGACGACGTTGGCGAAGTAGGTTCGCTCGCGCAGCTCGGCGATCACCACCCGGGTGACGCGCGCCTTGAGTCCGTCGAGCAGCGTCTGCAGCAGATCGTGGGTGAGCGGGCGCGGGAACGGCTCGTCGTTGATCAGCCGACGAATCGCGAGCGCCTCACCGGGGCCGATCCAGATCGGCAGGATCCGGCTCCCCTCGGTCTCCTGAAGGATCACGACGTTCTGCTGCGACTTGGGCTCGAGGATCAGCCCATGGATCGCGACCTCGACCACCTTCACGGACGCTTTGCGCCCTCTTTGCGCGCCCCGGCCGCAGCCTGCGAGCTGTCGCCCTCGAGATTCATGAATGCCGGGGCGTCTTCCGAGCGCATGTGATCCACCATCCACTGCGCGGACGCGACCAGCTCGGACTTGGGCCAGCGCTTGAGCAGCTCGCGAAACGACGCGTCAGCGGCCGGGAAGTCCTTGAGCTCCTCGGACTGGATGAATCCGATCATGAACTGCGCCTGAGCGCTCACGTCGCTGTCGGGATGATCGGCGAGCAGCGCCCGGTACGCCTGGATACGATCCGCCGCCGCGCCCGCGAGCTGCGCTTCGTTGAACTGCTCGCGGGCCGACTTGCGCTGCGAAACGAAGCTCTTGATGGCGGCCGAATCGGCGGTCACCCGCAGGTTCTGCTTCGCCTTCTGGAGTTCGTTCTGATAGAAGTCCTGCGATCGCTTGGCCGAGAGCTGGCGCATGATCTGCTGCCGCACCTGCTCGAACGGACGTTCGCCGTCGGCGCGCCGCGAATCGAGCCGGATCAGATGCCAGCCGCGCTCGGTGCGCCACGGTCCCCCGATCGCCCCTTCGGCGAGCGTGAACGAAGACTCGGCCAGCGCCGGCTGCACGCCGAGCGAGCCGAACAGTCCCTCGCGCGTCACGACGCCGAGCGAACCGCCGGTGCGCCGCGTGGTGGTGTCGGTCGAGTTCTTCGTCACCAGCGCCTTCCAGTCCTGCTTGCGCGCGAACGGCAGCAGGCGTCTCGCCTCGGCCTCGGTACGCGTCTGCAGGTGGCTCAGCGAGACGGTCGCCGGTGTGCGGTAGTCGGCGAGGTGCTCGCGGTAGTACTGCATCGCCTCGGAGTCGCTGGGGGCCGCGTTATTCGCCATCAGCTCGGTGACGTACGTGCGGATCAGCAGGTCGCGGCGCTGCTGCTCGAGTTGCGTCTTCAGATCCGGACGCTCCGAGACGCCGGCTTTCTGCGCCGCCATCAGCCATACCTTTTCCTCGACCAGGCGCTCGATCAGACGCTGGCGGCCGTCGGGGGTCGTGAACGTGGAACGCACCTGCTCCGGCAGCTCGTTGATGCGCTGATTGACCGTGGCCGTCGTGATCGTCTCGCTGCCGACGCGGACCAGCACCGTGTCGCGGGCGGCCGCGACGCGCGCCCTGGGACGTGCGGTGGCGGCGTGCACCACCGGAACGGCGAGCGCCAGCGCCAGCACGACCAGCGCGATTCGATTCCGTGCATCGCGCCGTCTGATCATGCCCGCACCACCCAGACTTTGACGGTGGCCGTCACGCCGCCGAAGAACTTGACCGGCACGTCGTACTTGCCGAGCTGCTTGATGTGATCTTCGAGTTCGATCTGACGACGCTCCACGGCATGTCCGGCGCGATTCAGCGCGTCGGCGACGTCGGCGTTGGTGATCGAGCCGAACAGCGTGTCCTCGTCGTTCGCCTGCGCGGAGATGTTGACCTCGGCGCCTTCGAGCCTGGCGGCCTCGGCGCGCGCTTCCGCGATCCTGCGATCGACGGCGATCTCGCGCTGGCGGCTCAACTCCTGGAACAGCTTGGCGGATCCGGTTCCGGTCGCGATCGCGAGCCGGCGGGGCAGCAGGAAATTACGGGCGTAACCGGGCTTGACCTGAACGGTCGCGCCCTTGTCACCAAGGCCCGGAAGATCTTCGAGCAGGATGATGTTCATCGTCGATTGACTCCTAGGAAGGCTCTGCCTCGACGTCCGATTCCAGACGCCGAAAGTCCAGCCACACGTCGCTGAGCCCGAGGCATGCCGAGGTCATGAGGAAGACCGGCAACGCCATGACGAACACGAACAGCAGCGTGAGAGCGATGATGGCGTGAGGTACGCCGCGAGCGAGCAGGAGGGATTCTACGACCGCCACCCCCTGCAGACAAAAACCAATACCGGGGACCGCGAGCAGTGTCCATGCGGTCGGCATCAACTCGGGCCGGCCGAGCAGCACCAGCCCGAGACCGGCCAGGAACAGCCACAAGGCACCGTCCGGCAGCCGCCAGTTGGCGAACGGGTGGTCCGACAACGGAGGCCAGCGAATCCAGGCGGCGGCGCGGCCCGCGATCACGCGGCCCGCCGTGACGAGCATCGCGACCCACAGGAACATGAGACTCGGCAGCGCGAAGGGCAGTGCGCGGCGGACCAGCGCATCGCTCTCCTCGCCCAGGTGCTGGGCGGTCTGCAGTCGCTCGCCGTCGTAGCCCATCTGGCGCAGCATTTCGACACGTTGCCGCGAACCCTCGTCGAGCATCGACTGCATGCGGCTGACGAGCGTCGGATAGCCGGGCGTCCACGGCAGCGCGGCGGCGAGCACCAGCAACGGCAGCAGCATCCAGGCGCGATGCCCGGAGCCGGGTCCGCCACCCTCTTCGCGAAGTCCCATCCACGCGCCGCTCAATGCGGTGACCGGAACCCACCACAACCACGGGTTGGCGGGTCCGCTGGCCAGCATGCTGCCGACCTGCAGCGCAACCGGTGTCACGACGCCCCACACCCCGAAGCGCCAGCACAGCAGCAGCGAAGCCGCGACGACGAGCGGCACCAGCAGCCACAGCCAGCCCCACGGCGACGGCGTCGCCCACGCTCCCGCTGCAAGCCCGGCCACGATGAAGACCGCGCGCCAGCCCGCTCCGCGTGAGCGCCCCAGTTCAGCGGTAGAGATCACTCGTGAACGGCATCAGCGCCAGAACGCGCGCGCGCTTCACAGCGATGGTGATCTGCTTC is a genomic window of Candidatus Eisenbacteria bacterium containing:
- a CDS encoding 50S ribosomal protein L9; translation: MNIILLEDLPGLGDKGATVQVKPGYARNFLLPRRLAIATGTGSAKLFQELSRQREIAVDRRIAEARAEAARLEGAEVNISAQANDEDTLFGSITNADVADALNRAGHAVERRQIELEDHIKQLGKYDVPVKFFGGVTATVKVWVVRA
- a CDS encoding bifunctional nuclease family protein, which translates into the protein MKVVEVAIHGLILEPKSQQNVVILQETEGSRILPIWIGPGEALAIRRLINDEPFPRPLTHDLLQTLLDGLKARVTRVVIAELRERTYFANVVVERDSDVVSVDARPSDAIAVALRAKAAIFVNDELLEEPRPAEPGDEEATPRELTDEEKADQLRRFLEKLDPEDFGKFQM
- a CDS encoding DUF2232 domain-containing protein, which produces MISTAELGRSRGAGWRAVFIVAGLAAGAWATPSPWGWLWLLVPLVVAASLLLCWRFGVWGVVTPVALQVGSMLASGPANPWLWWVPVTALSGAWMGLREEGGGPGSGHRAWMLLPLLVLAAALPWTPGYPTLVSRMQSMLDEGSRQRVEMLRQMGYDGERLQTAQHLGEESDALVRRALPFALPSLMFLWVAMLVTAGRVIAGRAAAWIRWPPLSDHPFANWRLPDGALWLFLAGLGLVLLGRPELMPTAWTLLAVPGIGFCLQGVAVVESLLLARGVPHAIIALTLLFVFVMALPVFLMTSACLGLSDVWLDFRRLESDVEAEPS
- a CDS encoding energy transducer TonB — translated: MSYGIDAYFLEQRRAARRVAWLTFALSVVGLAPILAALVSPEFREAVREQSRFGYEGADQYVRRIELQRYEGVGERTQQLGALQPIAARAGGGSGGTASSHPRARPETRPLMTLEGETDFGLDSRSPRQRSQVPVIRSEDLVIEHLVRPTYPPELLEQNVEGKVTLQALVDTLGAVIGIEVLASTGEARFEDAARVAVRECRFRPFRRDGAVSEVYAVFRFAFRIYD